In Streptomyces erythrochromogenes, the DNA window CCCGCACACCACCGCAAGGAGTCCGCCACCTCATGGACAGCAGCACGACGGCCGGCCTGTGGGACCGGCTCACGGGCATACAGACCGCACCGGAGCAGTGGCTGGTGATAGCGACCGGCGTGGTCGCGCTGGCCGCTGTGGGGCCCCGCCCGCTGTGGCGGCTGTCGCGCAATGCCATCACCATCGCGCACGAGGGCGGGCACGGCCTGCTGGCGCTGCTCACCGGGCGCCGGCTGAGCGGGATACGCCTGCACTCCGACACCAGCGGGGTCACCGTCAGCCGGGGCAAGCCGACGGGGCTGGGGATGGTCCTGACCGCGGCCGGCGGCTACACCGCGCCCTCACTGCTCGGCCTCGGCGGGGCGGCCCTGCTGTCGGCGCACCGGATCACGCTGCTCCTGTGGGCGGCCACGGCCCTGCTGGTGGCCATGCTCGTGATGATCCGGAACGCGTACGGGGCGCTGACGGTGGTCCTGACCGGCGGAACCTTCCTGCTGGTGTCCTGGCTGACCCCGGCCGAGGTGCAGGCGGGCTTCGCCTACCTCGTCGTGTGGTTCCTGCTGCTGGGCGGGGTCCGGCCGGTCTTCGAGCTGGGCGCCAAGCGGCGGGGCGGCGGCGCGCCCGATTCCGACGCCGACCAGCTGGGACGCCTCACCCACTTGCACCCCGTGGTGTGGCTGCTCTTCTTCCACGTCGTCGCGCTGTGCTCGCTGGTCGGCGGCGGCCGCTGGCTGCTCGGCCTGTGACCACCCTCTGAGACCGGAGGGCGATCAAGATCCGGGCCCGGAGGAAGCCACTAAAGTGGGGGCCATGACCGAGACCCCCGCCCCTGCCCTCTGGCCCGCTCCGCTCGCCGATGGGACCGTCCACGCCACCGTCACGGTGCCGGGGTCCAAATCGGTCACCAACCGCGCCCTCGTGCTCGCCGCCCTCGCCTCCGAGCCGGGCTGGGTGCGCCGCCCGCTGCGCTCGCGCGACTCCCAGCTGATGTCGGACGCGCTGCGCGCGATGGGCGTGGGCATCGAGGAGACCGTCTCCTCCAGCTCCGCCGGCGCCGGCGCGAGCGGCGAGGCCTGGCGGGTCATCCCGGCGGCGCTGCACGGCCCGACGACGGTGGACGTCGGCAACGCCGGGACGGTCATGCGCTTCCTGCCGCCCGTCGCCACCCTCGCCGACGGCGACATCCGCTTCGACGGCGACCCGCGCTCCTACGAGCGCCCGCTCGGCCAGGTCATCACCGCCCTGCGCACGCTCGGCGCCCGGATCGACGACGACGGCCGGGGCGCGCTGCCCATGACCGTCCAGGGCGGCGGGGCGCTGGAGGGCGGCACGGTCGAGATCGACGCCAGCAACTCCTCCCAGTTCGTCTCCGCGCTGCTGCTCTCGGCCCCGCGGTTCAACCAGGGCGTCGAGGTCCGGCACGTGGGCGGCAACCTGCCGTCGATGCCGCACATCCGGATGACCGTGGAGATGCTGCGCGCCGCGGGCGTCCAGGTGGACACCCCCGAGGCCGGCGGCGAGAAGGACGTGTGGCGGGTCGCCCCGGGCGCCCTGCTCGGCCGCGACATGGTCGTGGAGCCGGACCTGTCCAATGCGCAGCCCTTCCTGGCCGCGGCCCTGATCACGGGCGGCACGGTCACCGTTCCCGACTGGCCGCGCCGCACCACGCAGCCCGGTGACGCGCTGCGCCGGATCTTCACGGAGATGGGCGGGTCCTGCGAACTGACGGACGCGGGGCTGGTCTTCACCGGCACCGGCAAGATCCACGGCATCGACGTGGACCTGAGCGAGGTCGGCGAGCTCACCCCGGGCATCGCGGCGGTGGCGGCCCTGGCCGATTCCGAGTCGGTGCTGCGCGGGGTCGCCCACCTGCGGCTGCACGAGACGGACCGGCTGGCCGCGCTGACCAAGGAGATCAACGCGCTCGGCGGCGACGTCACCGAGACCGAGGACGGCCTGCGCATCCGGCCGCGCCGGATGCACGGCGGGGTGTTCCACACGTACGAGGACCACCGGATGGCCACCGCGGGTGCGGTGATCGGCCTGGCCGTGGAGGGCGTGCAGATCGAGAACGTGGCCACGACCGCGAAGACCCTGCCGGACTTCCCGAAGATGTGGACGGACATGCTGGCCGGGGACTCGGGACCCGAAGCGGGTGCGGGAGCGTAGGGCACGTCATGCGCAGGTACGGCAAGAACACCGACGAGGACGACATCCGCCAGCGCCCCAACCCCAAGGGCAACCGGCCCCGGACGAACATCCGGCCCAAGCACGAGGACGCCTCCGAGGGCTTCGTCCTGACCGTCGACCGCGGCCGGCTGACCTGCCTGGTCGACGGGCGCACGATCACCGCGATGAAGTCCCGGGAGCTGGGCCGCAAGGCGGCGGTCGTGGGCGACCTGGTCTGGATCGTCGGTGACCTGTCCGGCAAGAAGGACACCTTGGCCCGCATCGTGCGGATCGAGGAGCGCAAGTCCGTCCTGCGGCGCACCGCGGACGACGACGACCCGTACGAGCGGGTGGTGGTCGCCAACGCCGACCAGCTGGCGATCGTCACCGCCCTGGCCGATCCGGAGCCGCGGCCCCGGATGATCGACCGCTGCCTGGTGGCGGCGTACGACGCCGGGCTGGAGCCGCTGCTGGTGCTGACCAAGTCCGACCTGACCTCCGCGGACAAGATCCTGGAGATCTACTCGACGTTCGGCCTGAACTACGTGGTCACCAACCGCGAGGAGCTGGCCGCCGGCGACGCGGCCGAGCGGGTCCGCGAGCGTCTGACCGGCCGGATCACCGCCTTCGTCGGCCACTCCGGCGTCGGGAAGACCACCCTGGTGAACTCGCTGGTCGCCGAGGGCCGCCAGCGTGCCACCGGGCACGTGAACGCGGTCACCGGCCGCGGCCGGCACACGACCACCTCGGCGCTGGCGCTGCCGCTGCCCTCGGGCGACGGCTGGGTCATCGACACCCCGGGCGTGCGTTCCTTCGGCCTGCACCACGTGGACCCGTCCCGGGTGATCCTGGCCTTCCCGGACCTGGTGCCCGGTACGGAGGAGTGCCCGCGCGCGTGCAGCCACGACGAGCAGGACTGCGCGCTCGACAAGTGGGTGGAGGACGGCCACGCGGATCCGGCGCGGCTCTATTCGCTGCGGCGGCTGCTGGCGACGCGGGAGCGCCGCGAGGGCGACTGACCGACCCGGCGGGCATGCCGTGTTTGTCGGGGGACCTGTCTGGATAAGTGCATAATCGCACCAAGTGACGCGATGTCACATGACGCGGGGAGGCATTCGCCATGGCGTGGCTGCTGGTCGTCGTCGCCGGACTCCTGGAGACCGGTTTCGCGGTCTGCCTCAAGCTCTCCCACGGATTCACCCGACTGTGGCCGACCGTCGCCTTCGCCTGCTTCGCGCTCGGCAGCTTCGGCCTGCTGACGCTGGCCCTCAAGAAGCTGGACGTGGGCCCGGCGTACGCGGTCTGGACGGGCATCGGCGCGGCCGGTACCGCTATCTACGGCATGGTCTTCCTCGGCGACCTGGTCTCCACCCTCAAACTCGTCTCGATCACGCTGGTCATCCTGGGGGTCATCGGGCTCCAGCTGTCCGGATCGGCGCACTGAGCAGCCCGATCAGCTCCCCCGGACCCGGTTCCTCCCCCGGCGCGATCACGTAGGAGAGGGCGAGCCGCACCGCCAGCTCGCACCGCTGCGGCCCCTCGCCCGGCGTGAGCGCGGCGGCCGCCCGGTCGCGCACCGTCCGGGCGAGCTCACCGGGCCCCGGTTCGCGCCTGCCCGCGGCGGGCAGGCCCGGCCCCCAGCTGCCGGTGAGCAGGGCCCGTACGAGGGGGTGCGCGCGGGCGGCCCGTACGGTCCACTCCGCGACCGCGGCGAGCCGCTCGGGGGCCCGGACCGGGGTGGACAGGACCCGGTCCACCCCTTCCAGGTACCGGTCGGCCTCGCGCCGGACCAGGGCGCGGCCCAGGCCCGCCTTGCCGCCGAACTCGTTGTAGAGGGTCTGCCGCGACACCCCGGCCGCGGCGGCCACGTCGACCATCCGGACGTCCGGCCAGGGGCGCGCCGAGAGCGCCGCTGCCGCCGCGTCCAGCAAGGACTCCCGGGCTGCCGGCATCCGCGCCTCCCCGCCTCGGTTCTCCGGCCAGAGTTGACGGGGCGCCAGACCCTGTCAAGGGCGCATCGGCTGTCAAGGGGCTCGTCCGGCCGCGCCCGGCCGGCCGCAGTGTGGACCTCGTTGGCCGGGGTCGGGGAGTCTCGCTACTGTTCGGGCATGCCCGAGTATGACGATGACCTGCGCCTTGCCCTCGAACTCGCCGACGCGGCGGACGTCGCCACGATGGAGCGGTTCCGCGCCCTCGACCTGAAGGTCGAGACGAAGCCGGACATGACCCCGGTGAGCGAGGCGGACAAGGCCGCGGAGGAGGTCGTCCGGGCCGGCATCACGGCGGCCCGGCCCGACGACGCCATCCTGGGCGAGGAGTACGGGCTCAGGGGCAGCGGCCCGCGCCGCTGGGTCGTGGACCCGATCGACGGTACGAAGAACTACGTGCGCGGGGTCCCCGTCTGGGCGACCCTGATCTCCCTGATGGCGGAGGGCGAGGACGGCGTGTTCCGCCCCGTGGTCGGCGTGGTGTCCGCGCCGGCGCTGGGCCGTCGCTGGTGGGCGTCACAGGGTGGCGGCGCGTACTCGGGCGGCGCGCTCGGCGAGCCCACCCCGATCGGTGTGTCCCGGGTGGGCGGGCTGGGCGACGCCTCGTTCGCGTACTCCTCGCTGAGCGGCTGGGAGGAGCAGGGGCGGCTGCCCGGCTTCCTGGACCTGACCCGGGCGTGCTGGCGCACCCGCGGCTACGGAGACTTCTGGCCGTACATGATGGTCGCGGAGGGCTCCCTGGACCTGTGCGCCGAGCCGGAACTGAACCTGTGGGACATGGCGGCCGTCGCGGTCGTGGTCCAGGAGGCGGGCGGCCGCTTCACCAGCCTTGACGGGGTCGACGGCGTGCACGGCGGGAACGCTGCGGCGTCGAACGGACTGCTCCACGAGGAGATGCTCGACCTGCTCCGCCCGCGCGCCTGACACACCCGTGCGCCGGGCGCGCTCCTTTCGCACGCCTCCTTGCTGGCCCTCCCGGTCCGTGGGAATCTGAGAATCCCCCCCGCTTGTGCCTTTGTGAAGCGTTTCACTGGAGGCGACTTCGCGCTGTGCACCCACCCAAGCGGGGGACTCACCCCAGGAGGTGGCTCTCTTCATGCTCGTCCGTGACGCAATGAGCACCGTGATCCTCACCCTCGGACCCGCACACACCCTCCGGCAGGCGGCCTGCCTGATGTCCGGCCGGCGCGTCGGCGCGGCCGTCGTCCTCGACCCCGACCACAGCGGAATCGGCATCCTGACCGAGCGCGACATCCTCAACTCGATCGGCGCGGGCCACGATCCCGACCGGGAGTCGGTGGGTGCGCACACCACCAACAACGTCGTCTTCTGCACTCCCGACGCAACGCTGCAGGAAGCCGCCGAGGCCATGGCCCACGGCGGTTTCCGGCACCTGATCGTGCTGGAGCACGGCGGACCGGTGGGCATCGTGTCCGTGCGCGACGTCATCCGCTGCTGGGTCCCGGCGCGGCGCGCGGTCTCCGCGTGAAACGGCGCCGGGCCGCAGACCTGCGAAGAGGTCTGCGGCCCGGCGTCCTGCTACGGCAAGCGGTCCCCGTCAGGCGCGGAGGGCCTGGACCGCGGCTTCGAGGCGCTTGCCGAAGTCGCCGTCCGCCTGGCGGAAGTTGTCGATCGCGCGCTCGACGATGTCGTCGCGGGAGACCTTGGCGATGAAGCCGGAGAGGTTATCGATCAGACGGCCCTTCTCGTCCTCGGAGTACAGGCGGTAGAGGTTGCCGGCCTGGACGAAGTCGTTGTCCTCGCTGTGCACGGGGGCGGCGTGGTTGCCCGTGCCACCGGTGACCGCGACCGGCTGCCACAGCGGGCGGCCGGTCTCGTGCGGGCCGCCGAAGCTGTTCGGCTCGTAGTTCTTCGCACCCTTGTGGCGGCCGTCGTACAGGTGGCCGTCACGGGAGTTGGTGCGCGCCTCGGTGGCGTGCGGACGGTTCACCGGCAGGTGGTCGGCGTTGATGCCGACGCGGTAGCGGTGGGCGTCGCCGTAGCCGAAGAGGCGGCCCTGGAGCATCTTGTCCGGGGACGGACCGATGCCGGGAACGAAGTGCGCCGGGCTGAAGACGGACTGCTCGACCTCGGCGAAGACGTTCTCCGGGTTGCGGTTGAGCTCCAGCTTGCCGATCTCGATCGGCGGGTAGTCCTCGTGCGGCCACACCTTGGTGAGGTCGAACGGGTTGAAGCGGTAGGTCGCGGCGTCGGCCGCGGGCATGATCTGGACCTGCACGGTCCAGGTGGGGAAGTCGCCGCGCTCGATGGCCTCGCGCAGGTCGCGCTGGTGGGAGTCCGGGTCCTCGCCGGCCAGCCGGTTGGCCTCGGCCTGAGTGAGGTTCTTGATGCCCTGGTCGGTCTTGAAGTGGTACTTGACCCAGAAGACTTCGCCGGCCTCGTTGTTCCACTGGAACGTGTGCGAGCCGTAGCCGTTCATGTGGCGGTAGGAAGCCGGGATGCCGCGGTCGCCGAACAGCCAGGTCACCTGGTGCGTGGACTCGGGCGACAGGCCCCAGAAGTCCCAGACGTTGTCCGCCTCCTGCGAGCCCGTGTACGGGTCGCGCTTCTGGGTGTGGATGAAGTCGGGGAACTTGATGGCGTCCTTGATGAAGAACACCGGGGTGTTGTTGCCGACGAGGTCGTAGTTGCCCTCTTCGGTGTAGAACTTCAGCGCCCAGCCGCGGGGGTCGCG includes these proteins:
- a CDS encoding M50 family metallopeptidase, yielding MDSSTTAGLWDRLTGIQTAPEQWLVIATGVVALAAVGPRPLWRLSRNAITIAHEGGHGLLALLTGRRLSGIRLHSDTSGVTVSRGKPTGLGMVLTAAGGYTAPSLLGLGGAALLSAHRITLLLWAATALLVAMLVMIRNAYGALTVVLTGGTFLLVSWLTPAEVQAGFAYLVVWFLLLGGVRPVFELGAKRRGGGAPDSDADQLGRLTHLHPVVWLLFFHVVALCSLVGGGRWLLGL
- the aroA gene encoding 3-phosphoshikimate 1-carboxyvinyltransferase, with protein sequence MTETPAPALWPAPLADGTVHATVTVPGSKSVTNRALVLAALASEPGWVRRPLRSRDSQLMSDALRAMGVGIEETVSSSSAGAGASGEAWRVIPAALHGPTTVDVGNAGTVMRFLPPVATLADGDIRFDGDPRSYERPLGQVITALRTLGARIDDDGRGALPMTVQGGGALEGGTVEIDASNSSQFVSALLLSAPRFNQGVEVRHVGGNLPSMPHIRMTVEMLRAAGVQVDTPEAGGEKDVWRVAPGALLGRDMVVEPDLSNAQPFLAAALITGGTVTVPDWPRRTTQPGDALRRIFTEMGGSCELTDAGLVFTGTGKIHGIDVDLSEVGELTPGIAAVAALADSESVLRGVAHLRLHETDRLAALTKEINALGGDVTETEDGLRIRPRRMHGGVFHTYEDHRMATAGAVIGLAVEGVQIENVATTAKTLPDFPKMWTDMLAGDSGPEAGAGA
- the rsgA gene encoding ribosome small subunit-dependent GTPase A, whose product is MRRYGKNTDEDDIRQRPNPKGNRPRTNIRPKHEDASEGFVLTVDRGRLTCLVDGRTITAMKSRELGRKAAVVGDLVWIVGDLSGKKDTLARIVRIEERKSVLRRTADDDDPYERVVVANADQLAIVTALADPEPRPRMIDRCLVAAYDAGLEPLLVLTKSDLTSADKILEIYSTFGLNYVVTNREELAAGDAAERVRERLTGRITAFVGHSGVGKTTLVNSLVAEGRQRATGHVNAVTGRGRHTTTSALALPLPSGDGWVIDTPGVRSFGLHHVDPSRVILAFPDLVPGTEECPRACSHDEQDCALDKWVEDGHADPARLYSLRRLLATRERREGD
- a CDS encoding DMT family transporter, whose protein sequence is MAWLLVVVAGLLETGFAVCLKLSHGFTRLWPTVAFACFALGSFGLLTLALKKLDVGPAYAVWTGIGAAGTAIYGMVFLGDLVSTLKLVSITLVILGVIGLQLSGSAH
- a CDS encoding TetR/AcrR family transcriptional regulator, whose amino-acid sequence is MPAARESLLDAAAAALSARPWPDVRMVDVAAAAGVSRQTLYNEFGGKAGLGRALVRREADRYLEGVDRVLSTPVRAPERLAAVAEWTVRAARAHPLVRALLTGSWGPGLPAAGRREPGPGELARTVRDRAAAALTPGEGPQRCELAVRLALSYVIAPGEEPGPGELIGLLSAPIRTAGAR
- the hisN gene encoding histidinol-phosphatase, translated to MPEYDDDLRLALELADAADVATMERFRALDLKVETKPDMTPVSEADKAAEEVVRAGITAARPDDAILGEEYGLRGSGPRRWVVDPIDGTKNYVRGVPVWATLISLMAEGEDGVFRPVVGVVSAPALGRRWWASQGGGAYSGGALGEPTPIGVSRVGGLGDASFAYSSLSGWEEQGRLPGFLDLTRACWRTRGYGDFWPYMMVAEGSLDLCAEPELNLWDMAAVAVVVQEAGGRFTSLDGVDGVHGGNAAASNGLLHEEMLDLLRPRA
- a CDS encoding CBS domain-containing protein, which translates into the protein MLVRDAMSTVILTLGPAHTLRQAACLMSGRRVGAAVVLDPDHSGIGILTERDILNSIGAGHDPDRESVGAHTTNNVVFCTPDATLQEAAEAMAHGGFRHLIVLEHGGPVGIVSVRDVIRCWVPARRAVSA
- a CDS encoding catalase, with amino-acid sequence MTQEAHVTQGPLTTEAGAPVADNQNSETAGFGGPVLVQDQLLLEKLAHFNRERIPERVVHARGAGAYGTFTLTRDVSQWTRAAFLSEVGKQTETFLRFSTVAGNLGSADAVRDPRGWALKFYTEEGNYDLVGNNTPVFFIKDAIKFPDFIHTQKRDPYTGSQEADNVWDFWGLSPESTHQVTWLFGDRGIPASYRHMNGYGSHTFQWNNEAGEVFWVKYHFKTDQGIKNLTQAEANRLAGEDPDSHQRDLREAIERGDFPTWTVQVQIMPAADAATYRFNPFDLTKVWPHEDYPPIEIGKLELNRNPENVFAEVEQSVFSPAHFVPGIGPSPDKMLQGRLFGYGDAHRYRVGINADHLPVNRPHATEARTNSRDGHLYDGRHKGAKNYEPNSFGGPHETGRPLWQPVAVTGGTGNHAAPVHSEDNDFVQAGNLYRLYSEDEKGRLIDNLSGFIAKVSRDDIVERAIDNFRQADGDFGKRLEAAVQALRA